Proteins from a single region of Streptomyces spectabilis:
- a CDS encoding D-isomer specific 2-hydroxyacid dehydrogenase family protein, translating to MTHSESTRITMYGCGPDEAVLFRELAPGLGVQPTITDAPVSEDNTELAVGSRCISVGHKTPITHATLGALGRAGVGYISTRSIGYDHIDVEYAASIGIVVENVSYSPDSVADYTLMLMLMAVRDAKSIVRRTDMHDYRPSDARGKELRDLTVGVIGTGRIGAAVMDRLRGFGCRVLAHDSSPVDRPGNPVERVPLDELLRRSDLVTLHVPLTAQTHHLLNRQRLAQLKNGALIVNTARGALIDTEALVRQLESGRLSGAALDVIEGEEGIFYADCRDRPIESKGLLRLQELPNAVISPHTAYYTDRALRDTVENSLANCLTFESRNHHG from the coding sequence ATGACTCACAGCGAATCGACCCGCATCACCATGTACGGGTGCGGCCCGGACGAAGCTGTTCTGTTCCGCGAGCTGGCGCCCGGCCTCGGCGTGCAGCCGACCATCACCGACGCGCCAGTGTCCGAAGACAATACTGAACTGGCCGTCGGCAGCCGGTGCATCAGCGTCGGCCACAAGACGCCCATCACCCACGCCACTCTGGGCGCGCTCGGCCGAGCCGGCGTGGGCTATATCTCCACACGGAGCATCGGCTACGACCACATCGATGTGGAGTACGCGGCCAGCATCGGCATCGTTGTCGAAAACGTCTCCTACTCACCGGACAGCGTGGCCGACTACACGCTGATGCTCATGCTGATGGCGGTACGGGATGCGAAATCCATCGTCCGGCGCACCGACATGCACGATTACCGGCCGAGCGATGCGCGCGGGAAGGAATTGCGCGATCTGACTGTCGGAGTGATCGGGACGGGCCGTATCGGTGCGGCGGTCATGGACCGGCTGCGGGGTTTCGGCTGCCGCGTCCTGGCCCATGACAGCAGTCCCGTGGACCGCCCCGGGAATCCTGTCGAGCGCGTTCCGCTCGATGAGCTGCTGCGGCGGAGCGACCTGGTCACGCTGCATGTGCCGCTCACCGCGCAGACGCACCATCTGCTGAATCGGCAGCGCCTGGCACAGCTGAAGAACGGCGCGCTGATCGTCAACACCGCACGTGGCGCGCTCATCGACACCGAGGCGCTGGTGCGGCAACTGGAAAGCGGCAGGCTCAGTGGCGCGGCACTGGATGTCATCGAAGGCGAGGAAGGCATCTTCTACGCCGACTGCCGTGACAGACCCATAGAAAGCAAAGGGCTGTTGCGACTGCAGGAGCTGCCGAACGCGGTCATCAGCCCGCACACCGCCTACTACACGGACCGCGCCCTGCGCGACACCGTGGAGAACTCCCTCGCCAACTGTCTGACATTCGAAAGCAGGAATCACCATGGCTAA
- a CDS encoding lipid II:glycine glycyltransferase FemX, with protein sequence MSSSEPVRAAAGNPVVRPISAAEHVAFVRAQRSVSFLQTPAWGRVKTEWRSESLGWFDGRRLVGAGLVLHRRVPRLDRFTLAYLPEGPVIDWTGEIDAWLDPLAAYLKGHGAFAIRLGPAVRTDTWSAAQVKDGIADAGVKRLTEVSGRWTDPVGARVADRLSGAGWLPQSPEDGFGVGHPQFKYEIPLTGRTEDDVLGGMNQQWRRNIKKAAKAGVEVTVGEVTLGEDLKAFHDLYVHTAERDRFTPRPLRYFETVFAEMRAEDPERIRLYSARHQGDLVAATVLVRVGAHAVYAYGASATAKREVRGSNACQWAMIRDALAAGCAVYDLRGITPTLDADDPHVGLVQFKVGTGGQAVRYVGEWDLPLRPMIYRAFDLYMRRRAR encoded by the coding sequence ATGTCCTCCAGCGAACCAGTACGCGCAGCAGCCGGGAATCCGGTCGTCAGGCCGATCAGCGCCGCCGAGCATGTGGCGTTCGTGCGGGCCCAGCGGTCGGTGAGCTTTCTGCAGACCCCGGCGTGGGGCCGCGTCAAGACCGAGTGGCGCAGCGAGTCCCTCGGCTGGTTCGACGGCCGGCGCCTGGTCGGTGCGGGACTCGTCCTGCACCGCCGGGTGCCGCGGCTCGACCGCTTCACGCTGGCCTATCTGCCCGAGGGGCCGGTGATCGACTGGACTGGCGAGATCGATGCGTGGCTCGATCCGCTGGCGGCGTATCTCAAGGGACATGGCGCTTTCGCGATCCGGCTCGGCCCGGCGGTGCGTACGGACACCTGGAGTGCCGCCCAGGTCAAGGACGGCATCGCGGACGCGGGCGTCAAGCGGCTCACCGAGGTGTCCGGCCGGTGGACCGACCCGGTCGGCGCCCGGGTGGCCGACCGGCTCAGCGGCGCCGGCTGGCTTCCGCAGAGTCCCGAGGACGGCTTCGGGGTCGGGCATCCGCAGTTCAAGTACGAGATTCCGCTGACGGGCAGGACCGAGGACGACGTGCTCGGGGGCATGAACCAGCAGTGGCGCCGCAACATCAAGAAGGCGGCCAAGGCGGGGGTCGAGGTCACGGTCGGCGAGGTGACGCTCGGCGAGGACCTGAAGGCGTTCCACGACCTCTACGTCCACACCGCCGAGCGCGACCGCTTCACACCCCGGCCGCTGCGCTACTTCGAGACCGTGTTCGCGGAGATGCGGGCCGAGGATCCTGAGCGGATCAGGCTCTACTCGGCGCGCCACCAGGGCGATCTGGTCGCCGCCACGGTCCTGGTCCGTGTCGGAGCGCACGCGGTGTACGCCTATGGCGCCTCCGCCACCGCGAAGCGCGAGGTGCGGGGCTCCAACGCCTGCCAGTGGGCGATGATCCGCGACGCGCTCGCGGCCGGCTGCGCCGTCTACGACCTGCGTGGCATCACCCCCACCCTCGATGCGGACGACCCGCATGTCGGCCTTGTCCAGTTCAAGGTCGGCACCGGCGGTCAGGCGGTGCGGTACGTCGGCGAGTGGGACCTGCCGCTGCGGCCGATGATCTACCGGGCCTTCGACCTCTACATGAGGCGGCGCGCGCGCTGA
- a CDS encoding response regulator transcription factor, protein MRVLIVEDEPYMAEAIRDGLRLEAIAADIAGDGDTALELLNINTYDIAVLDRDVPGPSGDEVAKRIVASGSGMPVLMLTAADRLDDKASGFELGADDYLTKPFELLELVLRLRALDRRRAHNRPPVREIAGLRLDPFRREVYRDDRYIALTRKQFAVLEVLVGAEGGVVSAEELLERAWDENADPFTNAVRITVSALRKRLGEPWIIATVPGVGYRIDTAPATGHGGGDRG, encoded by the coding sequence ATGCGTGTCTTGATCGTTGAGGACGAGCCCTATATGGCAGAAGCCATCCGCGACGGCCTGCGCCTGGAAGCGATCGCGGCCGACATCGCCGGTGACGGCGACACCGCTCTGGAACTACTGAACATCAACACCTACGACATCGCGGTCCTCGACCGTGACGTTCCCGGCCCCTCCGGCGACGAGGTCGCCAAACGCATCGTCGCCTCCGGCAGCGGCATGCCCGTCCTCATGCTCACCGCCGCCGACCGGCTCGACGACAAGGCATCCGGGTTCGAACTCGGCGCCGACGACTACCTCACGAAACCCTTCGAACTCCTGGAGCTCGTGCTCAGGCTGAGGGCCCTCGATCGCAGGCGCGCCCACAACCGGCCGCCGGTGCGGGAGATCGCGGGCCTGCGCCTCGATCCGTTCCGCCGCGAGGTCTACCGCGACGACCGCTACATCGCGCTCACCCGCAAACAGTTCGCGGTCCTTGAAGTCCTCGTCGGCGCCGAAGGCGGTGTCGTCAGCGCCGAAGAGCTCCTGGAGCGCGCCTGGGACGAGAACGCCGACCCGTTCACCAACGCCGTACGCATCACGGTCTCCGCCCTGCGCAAACGCCTCGGCGAGCCCTGGATCATCGCCACCGTGCCGGGCGTCGGCTACCGCATCGACACCGCACCCGCCACCGGGCACGGGGGCGGTGATCGTGGATAG
- a CDS encoding sensor histidine kinase, protein MDRRPGLSVRLKLTLSYAGFLMLAGVLLLVAVGVFLLRSGWLKTNESGAVRENPATLFLRAFAPTAAAAMVFLLVFGLLGGWVLAGRMLAPLDRITHATRTAASGSLSHRIRLPGRKDEFRELADAFDVMLAQLEAQVAEQQRFAANASHELRTPLAISKALIDVARADPNHDTGELVDRLHTINTRAIDLTEALLLLSRANQRSFTREHVDLSLVAEEAAETLHPLAEKHGVTLETSGDIAPTSGSPALLLQLTTNLVHNAIVHNVPRQGTVRAHTAVRPETVVLTVENTGERLTPQLVATLTEPFQRGTERVHTDQAGVGLGLAIVKTITEAHDGTLTLTPRPAGGLRITVELPAAPGG, encoded by the coding sequence GTGGATAGGCGGCCCGGCCTGAGCGTCCGCCTCAAACTCACCCTCAGCTACGCCGGATTCCTCATGCTCGCGGGGGTCTTGCTGCTCGTCGCCGTGGGAGTGTTCCTCCTGCGATCGGGGTGGTTGAAAACCAACGAATCGGGGGCGGTGCGAGAGAATCCGGCCACCCTCTTCCTGCGCGCCTTCGCTCCGACGGCAGCCGCAGCCATGGTGTTCCTCCTGGTGTTCGGCCTCCTGGGAGGATGGGTCCTCGCCGGACGCATGCTCGCCCCGCTGGACCGAATCACCCACGCCACCCGCACGGCCGCGTCCGGATCACTGTCCCACCGGATCCGTCTGCCGGGCCGCAAGGACGAGTTCCGCGAACTCGCCGACGCCTTCGACGTGATGCTCGCCCAGCTCGAAGCGCAGGTCGCGGAACAGCAGAGGTTCGCCGCCAACGCCTCGCACGAGCTGCGTACCCCGCTGGCGATCTCGAAGGCACTCATCGACGTCGCCCGCGCCGATCCGAACCACGACACCGGCGAACTCGTCGACCGCCTCCACACCATCAACACCCGGGCCATCGACCTCACCGAGGCACTGCTCCTGCTCAGCCGCGCCAACCAGCGGTCCTTCACCCGAGAGCACGTCGATCTGTCACTCGTCGCGGAGGAAGCAGCCGAAACGCTCCACCCGCTCGCGGAGAAGCACGGTGTCACCCTGGAGACCAGTGGCGACATCGCCCCCACGAGCGGTTCGCCCGCGCTCCTGCTGCAGCTCACCACGAACCTCGTCCACAACGCGATCGTCCACAACGTGCCGCGGCAGGGCACCGTCCGGGCCCACACCGCCGTCCGGCCCGAGACCGTGGTGCTCACCGTGGAGAACACCGGTGAGCGGCTCACCCCCCAGCTGGTCGCGACCCTCACCGAACCCTTCCAGCGCGGCACCGAGCGCGTCCACACCGACCAGGCGGGCGTCGGCCTGGGCCTGGCCATCGTCAAGACCATCACCGAGGCACACGACGGAACCCTCACGCTGACCCCACGCCCTGCCGGCGGGCTCCGCATCACCGTGGAACTGCCCGCGGCACCAGGAGGGTGA